A window of Shewanella mesophila contains these coding sequences:
- the nrdB gene encoding class Ia ribonucleoside-diphosphate reductase subunit beta: MAYSTFCQTPNNAALEPMFLGQSVNVARYDIQKYEVFEKLIEKQLSFFWRPEEVDVSKDKIDYAALPDHEKHIFISNLKYQTLLDSIQGRSPNVAFLPLVSLPELETWIETWSFSETIHSRSYTHIIRNIVNDPSIVFDDIVENQEILKRASDIAEYYDHLIKLSQAYHLLGEGMHEIDGQMLEVTRREIKKALYLCTVSVNVLEAIRFYVSFACSFAFAERRVMEGNAKIIRLIARDEALHLNGTQHMLKIMQAGKDDPEMGEIAKECEQIATDIFVKAAEQEKEWAKYLFKDGSMIGLNEQILCQYVEYITNERMKSVNLVSPYAEQTNPLPWMKSWLESDSVQVAPQEVEVSSYLVGQIDSSIDESEFADFNL; encoded by the coding sequence ATGGCCTACTCAACATTTTGTCAAACACCAAATAACGCCGCACTAGAACCTATGTTTCTTGGGCAATCGGTTAACGTCGCGCGTTACGATATTCAAAAGTATGAAGTTTTCGAAAAGCTGATTGAGAAACAATTGAGCTTTTTTTGGCGTCCTGAAGAAGTTGATGTCAGTAAAGATAAAATCGATTATGCGGCGCTGCCCGATCATGAAAAGCACATTTTCATCTCCAATCTGAAATATCAGACGCTGCTTGATTCGATTCAGGGTCGTTCACCCAACGTCGCATTCTTACCTTTAGTGTCGTTACCTGAACTAGAAACTTGGATTGAGACTTGGTCTTTCTCTGAGACAATCCACTCGCGCTCTTATACCCATATTATTCGTAATATCGTTAACGATCCGTCGATTGTGTTCGATGATATCGTCGAAAACCAAGAGATCCTTAAACGTGCCAGTGATATTGCAGAATATTACGACCATTTGATCAAGTTGAGCCAAGCGTATCACTTACTCGGTGAAGGCATGCATGAGATCGATGGCCAGATGCTTGAAGTGACAAGGAGAGAGATCAAAAAAGCACTCTATCTTTGTACCGTATCGGTTAACGTATTAGAGGCGATCCGCTTCTATGTCAGCTTTGCCTGTTCTTTTGCTTTTGCCGAGCGTAGAGTCATGGAAGGTAATGCAAAGATTATTCGTCTTATCGCTCGTGACGAAGCACTACATCTTAATGGTACTCAGCACATGCTGAAGATCATGCAAGCCGGTAAAGATGATCCTGAGATGGGTGAGATCGCCAAAGAGTGTGAACAGATCGCGACCGATATTTTTGTTAAGGCCGCCGAGCAGGAAAAAGAGTGGGCGAAATACCTATTCAAAGATGGTTCAATGATTGGTCTTAATGAGCAGATCCTGTGCCAGTATGTCGAATACATTACTAACGAGCGCATGAAATCAGTAAACTTAGTCAGTCCTTATGCTGAGCAAACTAATCCATTGCCTTGGATGAAGAGCTGGCTAGAGAGTGATTCTGTTCAGGTCGCACCTCAAGAGGTTGAAGTCTCCTCATATCTTGTGGGTCAAATCGATTCTTCAATCGATGAGAGTGAGTTTGCGGACTTTAACCTGTAA
- the punC gene encoding purine nucleoside transporter PunC: MKFINKSGNLLFLGYLALLSMLGFVATDMYLPAFKSIEQTFDASASQVASSLTFFLAGLAIGQLLYGPLVQRYGKRASLLIGLLLFGVASYTIAISDSMLMFNIGRFFQALGACSAAVIWQAIVIDKYDATEAQKVFSNIMPLVALSPAVAPILGAYVLEHSQWRTIFIMLTVLTVLLMLATVLWVKKDPVKRDVNENQSIRVSYLDMFKSPKYLGNVMIFGACSAAFFSYLTLWPIVMEQHGYQATEIGLSFIPQTIMFIVGGYTSKMLIRRVGVEQSLAILLLLFGSCVAGIAFSTLILRSDTIWPLLIIFSILAAANGACYPIVVNCALQVFKQASAKAAGLQNFLQIGMAFGASSLVAVWAHEGEVTIALAIIVSSVGVLAGYKVRKLANWKVLTKELQAPDPANIALYRDEEHKD; encoded by the coding sequence TTGCAACTGATATGTATTTACCTGCGTTCAAATCAATTGAACAGACATTTGATGCAAGTGCGAGCCAGGTGGCAAGCTCATTGACCTTTTTCTTAGCAGGCTTAGCCATTGGTCAACTACTTTATGGCCCACTCGTTCAACGCTATGGTAAGCGTGCTAGTTTGCTTATTGGTCTGTTACTGTTTGGTGTAGCAAGCTATACCATCGCGATAAGCGATTCAATGTTAATGTTCAATATAGGACGTTTTTTCCAAGCGCTGGGAGCCTGTAGTGCTGCGGTTATTTGGCAAGCTATTGTGATTGACAAATATGACGCTACGGAAGCACAAAAAGTATTTAGTAATATTATGCCTTTGGTTGCATTGTCACCTGCAGTAGCACCGATCTTAGGTGCCTACGTTCTGGAACATAGCCAGTGGAGAACGATTTTTATCATGTTAACTGTGCTAACCGTATTGTTAATGTTAGCCACGGTATTGTGGGTTAAAAAGGACCCCGTAAAGCGTGATGTTAACGAAAACCAATCTATACGCGTTAGTTATTTAGATATGTTTAAAAGCCCTAAATACCTAGGGAATGTGATGATTTTTGGTGCTTGCTCAGCTGCATTTTTCTCCTATTTGACCCTATGGCCGATTGTGATGGAGCAGCATGGTTATCAAGCTACTGAGATCGGCTTAAGTTTTATCCCGCAAACCATCATGTTCATCGTGGGGGGGTATACGAGCAAGATGTTAATCAGAAGGGTAGGAGTAGAACAAAGCTTAGCGATACTATTGCTATTATTTGGGAGCTGCGTTGCTGGTATTGCGTTTAGCACCTTAATTTTAAGAAGCGATACCATATGGCCATTATTAATCATTTTCTCCATCCTAGCGGCAGCAAACGGTGCCTGTTATCCCATCGTTGTTAATTGTGCGCTACAAGTTTTCAAGCAGGCGTCAGCAAAAGCTGCAGGTTTACAGAATTTTCTTCAGATAGGCATGGCCTTTGGTGCGTCTTCATTGGTAGCTGTATGGGCCCATGAGGGAGAGGTGACTATAGCGCTGGCAATAATCGTAAGTTCTGTCGGAGTATTAGCTGGGTATAAAGTGAGAAAGCTGGCCAATTGGAAAGTGTTAACCAAGGAACTTCAGGCGCCAGATCCTGCAAATATCGCACTATATCGAGATGAGGAGCATAAAGATTGA
- the yfaE gene encoding class I ribonucleotide reductase maintenance protein YfaE, translated as MSVNKTNLNKLTLKKAPIVSLQGQPVLLYTLQHQSLLQALEQKKVKIFSECRNGFCGACKTKIIRGAVSYHTEPLVELEADECLPCCCHPDGDLDLSLSPQGADVVIMRQSKQDRNQNQDHKQAQQPNPTLKYATNEA; from the coding sequence ATGAGCGTAAATAAAACCAACTTGAATAAGCTGACACTCAAGAAGGCTCCTATTGTGAGCCTTCAAGGTCAACCCGTTCTGTTATATACCCTGCAGCATCAAAGTTTGCTGCAGGCGTTAGAGCAAAAAAAAGTCAAGATCTTCTCTGAATGTCGCAATGGTTTTTGTGGAGCCTGTAAAACCAAGATCATTCGAGGTGCTGTCAGTTACCACACCGAGCCCTTAGTCGAACTCGAAGCAGATGAGTGTCTGCCCTGCTGTTGTCACCCTGACGGCGATCTTGATTTGTCATTGTCACCTCAAGGGGCCGACGTCGTGATCATGCGACAATCAAAACAAGACCGTAACCAAAACCAAGATCATAAACAGGCTCAACAGCCGAATCCAACCCTCAAATACGCCACCAACGAAGCGTAA